The following proteins come from a genomic window of Vidua chalybeata isolate OUT-0048 chromosome 2, bVidCha1 merged haplotype, whole genome shotgun sequence:
- the SIK1 gene encoding serine/threonine-protein kinase SIK1 isoform X1: protein MVIMSEFASAPAAAHGQQRPLRVGFYDIERTLGKGNFAVVKLARHRVTKTQVAIKIIDKTRLDPSNLEKIYREVQIMKLLNHPHIIKLYQVMETKDMLYIVTEFAKNGEMFDHLTSNGHLSESEARKKFWQILSAVEYCHSHHIVHRDLKTENLLLDANMNIKLADFGFGNFYKSGEPLSTWCGSPPYAAPEVFEGKEYEGPHLDIWSLGVVLYVLVCGSLPFDGPNLPTLRQRVLEGRFRIPYFMSEDCETLIRRMLVVDPTKRITISQIKQHKWMQADPSLQQQQSLSFSMQNYNSNLGDYNEQVLGIMQTLGIDRQRTVESLQNSSYNHFAAIYYLLLERLKEYRSSQVSTRPAAGRQPRPRSSEITNAEMPQDSLTSETLRSSLLYQQPQSLIQPSLQAEMDCDISNPLQPVFFPVDTNFNGLFRNRSISPNSLLETTISEEVRQEKELEDEIKAYDHPICIPSNTSRRHTLAEVTTHFYQHVPPCIVISSSASPTEGTSSDSCLTSSSNDSSVALSSCLAGQVMTGSPATARMTSPFLASQSDAPVLQAQGCMGGASLLPVSFQEGRRASDTSLTQGLKAFRQQLRKNARAKGFLGLNKIKGFARQVCQSSSSRAARSAMSPFQHTQPNTCMYSSSGSSREGRSLLEEVLQQQRMLQFQHHQLLQTACPQTSQTPAASGIPSSDGPGTCKASNSILLSELQRENSFELAFAGSSQLLQPHFFGVSVSPVSSAAHLLDTHLYISSSSSVPPLAATFSQQQSFSAPSPSYDGVTLQHGDCEMEDLTSSQLGKFVLVK from the exons ATGGTGATCATGTCGGAGTTCGCCTCGGCGCCCGCGGCCGCGCACGGCCAGCAGCGGCCCCTGCGAGTCGGCTTCTACGACATCGAGAGGACCCTGGGGAAAGGCAACTTCGCCGTGGTTAAGCTGGCCCGGCACAGGGTGACCAAGACGCAG gttgcaataaaaataatagacaAAACAAGGTTAGACCCAAGCAATCTGGAGAAGATTTATAGAGAAGTTCAGATAATGAAGCTTTTGAATCATCCCCATATTATCAAGCTATATCAG GTTATGGAGACAAAGGATATGCTGTACATTGTTACTGAGTTTGCAAAGAATGGAGAAATGTTTG ATCACCTGACCTCCAACGGGCACTTGAGCGAGAGCGAAGCACGGAAGAAGTTCTGGCAGATTCTCTCAGCAGTGGAATATTGTCACAGTCACCACATTGTGCACAGGGATCTCAAAACAGAGAACCTCCTGCTGGATGCTAACATGAATATCAAATTAGCAG ACTTTGGCTTTGGAAACTTTTACAAGTCGGGAGAGCCCCTCTCCACTTGGTGTGGAAGCCCACCCTATGCAGCTCCAGAAGTTTTCGAAGGCAAAGAATATGAAGGACCTCACCTTGATATATGG AGCCTTGGGGTGGTTCTCTACGTCCTTGTCTGCGGTTCTCTGCCTTTTGATGGACCCAATTTACCAACTCTGAGGCAAAGAGTGCTGGAGGGGCGGTTCCGCATCCCATACTTCATGTCtgaag ACTGTGAAACGCTAATCCGACGGATGCTGGTTGTGGACCCAACCAAGCGGATAACCATCTCCCAGATAAAGCAGCACAAGTGGATGCAGGCTGACCCCTCCCTTCAACAGCAGCAGTCCTTGTCCTTCTCCATGCAAAACTACAACTCCAACCTGGGCGACTACAACGAGCAGGTCCTTGGCATCATGCAAACCCTTGGCATCGACAGGCAGAGGACTGTAGAG TCTCTGCAGAACAGCAGCTACAACCACTTTGCTGCCATTTATTACCTGCTCCTGGAGCGCCTCAAGGAGTACCGGAGCAGCCAGGTGTCCACTCGGCCGGCAGCCGGCCGGCAGCCGCGGCCCAGGAGCTCCGAGATCACCAACGCTGAG ATGCCTCAGGACAGTCTCACTAGTGAAACCCTGCGATCATCTCTGCTTTACCAGCAACCTCAGAGCCTGATTCAGCCATCCTTGCAGGCAGAAATGGACTGTGACATAAGCAATCCATTACAG CCTGTGTTCTTCCCTGTGGATACCAACTTCAATGGGCTCTTCCGGAACCGCTCCATCTCCCCGAACAGCCTGCTGGAGACCACCATCAGTGAGGAAGTGAGGCAAGAGAAGGAGCTGGAAGATGAAATTAAGGCATATGACCACCCCATCTGCATCCCTAGCAACACCAGCAGGAGGCACACCCTGGCTGAAGTGACCACCCATTTCTATCAGCACGTCCCTCCAT GTATAGTCatttcctcctctgccagccccacagagggAACTAGCTCAGACAGCTGCCTTACTTCATCTTCAAATGACAGCTCAGTGGCCCTGAGCAGCTGTTTGGCAGGTCAAGTAATGACGGGGAGCCCGGCCACAGCGAGGATGACGTCGCCTTTCCTCGCTTCCCAGTCTGACGCTCCCGTGTTACAAGCCCAGGGCTGCATGGGAGGTGCTTCTCTCCTGCCTGTCAGCTTCCAAGAAGGAAGGCGAGCATCTGATACCTCATTAACTCAAG GCTTGAAGGCTTTTAGGCAGCAGCTGCGGAAGAACGCTCGAGCCAAGGGGTTCCTCGGCTTGAATAAAATCAAAGGCTTTGCTCGGCAGGTGTGTCAGTCCTCCTCCTCTCGGGCAGCAAGGAGTGCCATGAGCCCTTTCCAGCACACGCAGCCCAACACCTGCATGTACAGCAGCAGcgggagcagcagagaggggagaaGCCTCCtggaggaggtgctgcagcagcagag AATGCTCCAGTTCCAGCATCACCAACTACTCCAAACAGCTTGTCCCCAGACCTCCCAGACACCTGCGGCAAGCGGCATCCCCTCCTCTGACGGGCCAGGTACCTGCAAAGCCTCCAACTCCATTCTGCTGTCAGAGCTGCAAAGAGAGAACTCCTTTGAGCTGGCCTTCGCCGGCAGCAGCCAACTGCTCCAACCTCATTTCTTCGGTGTGAGCGTGTCCCCGGTGTCGTCGGCCGCTCACCTGCTGGACACCCACCTGtacatcagcagcagcagcagcgtgcCCCCGCTGGCCGCCaccttctcccagcagcagagcttctCCGCGCCGTCGCCGAGCTACGACGGCGTCACCCTGCAGCACGGGGACTGTGAGATGGAGGACCTGACTTCCAGCCAGCTGGGCAAGTTTGTGCTGGTCAAGTGA
- the SIK1 gene encoding serine/threonine-protein kinase SIK1 isoform X2, translating to MVIMSEFASAPAAAHGQQRPLRVGFYDIERTLGKGNFAVVKLARHRVTKTQVMETKDMLYIVTEFAKNGEMFDHLTSNGHLSESEARKKFWQILSAVEYCHSHHIVHRDLKTENLLLDANMNIKLADFGFGNFYKSGEPLSTWCGSPPYAAPEVFEGKEYEGPHLDIWSLGVVLYVLVCGSLPFDGPNLPTLRQRVLEGRFRIPYFMSEDCETLIRRMLVVDPTKRITISQIKQHKWMQADPSLQQQQSLSFSMQNYNSNLGDYNEQVLGIMQTLGIDRQRTVESLQNSSYNHFAAIYYLLLERLKEYRSSQVSTRPAAGRQPRPRSSEITNAEMPQDSLTSETLRSSLLYQQPQSLIQPSLQAEMDCDISNPLQPVFFPVDTNFNGLFRNRSISPNSLLETTISEEVRQEKELEDEIKAYDHPICIPSNTSRRHTLAEVTTHFYQHVPPCIVISSSASPTEGTSSDSCLTSSSNDSSVALSSCLAGQVMTGSPATARMTSPFLASQSDAPVLQAQGCMGGASLLPVSFQEGRRASDTSLTQGLKAFRQQLRKNARAKGFLGLNKIKGFARQVCQSSSSRAARSAMSPFQHTQPNTCMYSSSGSSREGRSLLEEVLQQQRMLQFQHHQLLQTACPQTSQTPAASGIPSSDGPGTCKASNSILLSELQRENSFELAFAGSSQLLQPHFFGVSVSPVSSAAHLLDTHLYISSSSSVPPLAATFSQQQSFSAPSPSYDGVTLQHGDCEMEDLTSSQLGKFVLVK from the exons ATGGTGATCATGTCGGAGTTCGCCTCGGCGCCCGCGGCCGCGCACGGCCAGCAGCGGCCCCTGCGAGTCGGCTTCTACGACATCGAGAGGACCCTGGGGAAAGGCAACTTCGCCGTGGTTAAGCTGGCCCGGCACAGGGTGACCAAGACGCAG GTTATGGAGACAAAGGATATGCTGTACATTGTTACTGAGTTTGCAAAGAATGGAGAAATGTTTG ATCACCTGACCTCCAACGGGCACTTGAGCGAGAGCGAAGCACGGAAGAAGTTCTGGCAGATTCTCTCAGCAGTGGAATATTGTCACAGTCACCACATTGTGCACAGGGATCTCAAAACAGAGAACCTCCTGCTGGATGCTAACATGAATATCAAATTAGCAG ACTTTGGCTTTGGAAACTTTTACAAGTCGGGAGAGCCCCTCTCCACTTGGTGTGGAAGCCCACCCTATGCAGCTCCAGAAGTTTTCGAAGGCAAAGAATATGAAGGACCTCACCTTGATATATGG AGCCTTGGGGTGGTTCTCTACGTCCTTGTCTGCGGTTCTCTGCCTTTTGATGGACCCAATTTACCAACTCTGAGGCAAAGAGTGCTGGAGGGGCGGTTCCGCATCCCATACTTCATGTCtgaag ACTGTGAAACGCTAATCCGACGGATGCTGGTTGTGGACCCAACCAAGCGGATAACCATCTCCCAGATAAAGCAGCACAAGTGGATGCAGGCTGACCCCTCCCTTCAACAGCAGCAGTCCTTGTCCTTCTCCATGCAAAACTACAACTCCAACCTGGGCGACTACAACGAGCAGGTCCTTGGCATCATGCAAACCCTTGGCATCGACAGGCAGAGGACTGTAGAG TCTCTGCAGAACAGCAGCTACAACCACTTTGCTGCCATTTATTACCTGCTCCTGGAGCGCCTCAAGGAGTACCGGAGCAGCCAGGTGTCCACTCGGCCGGCAGCCGGCCGGCAGCCGCGGCCCAGGAGCTCCGAGATCACCAACGCTGAG ATGCCTCAGGACAGTCTCACTAGTGAAACCCTGCGATCATCTCTGCTTTACCAGCAACCTCAGAGCCTGATTCAGCCATCCTTGCAGGCAGAAATGGACTGTGACATAAGCAATCCATTACAG CCTGTGTTCTTCCCTGTGGATACCAACTTCAATGGGCTCTTCCGGAACCGCTCCATCTCCCCGAACAGCCTGCTGGAGACCACCATCAGTGAGGAAGTGAGGCAAGAGAAGGAGCTGGAAGATGAAATTAAGGCATATGACCACCCCATCTGCATCCCTAGCAACACCAGCAGGAGGCACACCCTGGCTGAAGTGACCACCCATTTCTATCAGCACGTCCCTCCAT GTATAGTCatttcctcctctgccagccccacagagggAACTAGCTCAGACAGCTGCCTTACTTCATCTTCAAATGACAGCTCAGTGGCCCTGAGCAGCTGTTTGGCAGGTCAAGTAATGACGGGGAGCCCGGCCACAGCGAGGATGACGTCGCCTTTCCTCGCTTCCCAGTCTGACGCTCCCGTGTTACAAGCCCAGGGCTGCATGGGAGGTGCTTCTCTCCTGCCTGTCAGCTTCCAAGAAGGAAGGCGAGCATCTGATACCTCATTAACTCAAG GCTTGAAGGCTTTTAGGCAGCAGCTGCGGAAGAACGCTCGAGCCAAGGGGTTCCTCGGCTTGAATAAAATCAAAGGCTTTGCTCGGCAGGTGTGTCAGTCCTCCTCCTCTCGGGCAGCAAGGAGTGCCATGAGCCCTTTCCAGCACACGCAGCCCAACACCTGCATGTACAGCAGCAGcgggagcagcagagaggggagaaGCCTCCtggaggaggtgctgcagcagcagag AATGCTCCAGTTCCAGCATCACCAACTACTCCAAACAGCTTGTCCCCAGACCTCCCAGACACCTGCGGCAAGCGGCATCCCCTCCTCTGACGGGCCAGGTACCTGCAAAGCCTCCAACTCCATTCTGCTGTCAGAGCTGCAAAGAGAGAACTCCTTTGAGCTGGCCTTCGCCGGCAGCAGCCAACTGCTCCAACCTCATTTCTTCGGTGTGAGCGTGTCCCCGGTGTCGTCGGCCGCTCACCTGCTGGACACCCACCTGtacatcagcagcagcagcagcgtgcCCCCGCTGGCCGCCaccttctcccagcagcagagcttctCCGCGCCGTCGCCGAGCTACGACGGCGTCACCCTGCAGCACGGGGACTGTGAGATGGAGGACCTGACTTCCAGCCAGCTGGGCAAGTTTGTGCTGGTCAAGTGA